The sequence TTTGTTAACGACTTAAAAGTTGGCGACAAAATTCTGGTAGATGATGGCGATATTGCTTTCGACGTGGTAGAAAAACACATTAAATATTTGTTGTGCAAAGTTGGCAATTCGGGTGTTGTTAAAAAGCGTAAAAGTATTAACGTTCCGGGTGTGGAAATTAAATTGCCATCATTAACGGAACGCGATATTGAGTTTATTCGCTGGGCTGTGGAAAATGAGCTGGATTTTATTGCCCACTCATTTGTTCGCCACAAAGAAGATGTAGCTGAAGTACAAAAAATACTGGATGAAAATAATAGCCCCATAAAGATCGTTGCAAAGATTGAAAACATGGAGGGTGTTAACAATATCGACGAGATATTGGAACACGCATACGGAATTATGGTGGCTCGTGGTGATTTAGGTATTGAACTTCCGGAAGAAAAAATTCCATCCATTCAACGTAACCTGGTACGCCGTGCTACGCTTCATCAAAAACCGGTAATTATCGCCACACAGATGTTGCACACCATGATTGAGCATCCGCGACCAACACGTGCTGAAGTAAGTGACGTGGCAAGTGCGATTTACATGGGAACCGACGCCATAATGTTAAGTGGTGAAACTGCTTATGGGAAATACCCTGTGGAAGCCATTAAAGCAATGGACAAAATTGCGCAGCAGGTTGAACCTGATCGCGACCGCAGAGAATTACTTGTTCCTTTAAAAGCTGATATTCCGGCTTACCTGGCACAATCGGCTATTCGTGCAGCACGCGAATTAAAACCCGATGCCATTGTTACTTCAACAACCACCGGAAAAACAGGACGCTACCTGGCTTCTCACCGTTCTATCTTCCCG comes from uncultured Draconibacterium sp. and encodes:
- the pyk gene encoding pyruvate kinase encodes the protein MRQTKIVATISDQKCDIDFIRSLYEAGMNVARINTAHVSTESGKIMIDNIRAVSDKIAILVDTKGPEIRTCQTLSDTEVKEGEFVTLSYSSGVLDDVKNICVNYKGFVNDLKVGDKILVDDGDIAFDVVEKHIKYLLCKVGNSGVVKKRKSINVPGVEIKLPSLTERDIEFIRWAVENELDFIAHSFVRHKEDVAEVQKILDENNSPIKIVAKIENMEGVNNIDEILEHAYGIMVARGDLGIELPEEKIPSIQRNLVRRATLHQKPVIIATQMLHTMIEHPRPTRAEVSDVASAIYMGTDAIMLSGETAYGKYPVEAIKAMDKIAQQVEPDRDRRELLVPLKADIPAYLAQSAIRAARELKPDAIVTSTTTGKTGRYLASHRSIFPIFVKCHSERVVRELALSFGVHASYLGTKKNKMKIQKAAIQELVHQGTLKMDDLVIYVGGRFGVDAGASFIEISTADKLFLKPRELQ